Proteins encoded within one genomic window of Bradyrhizobium sp. 186:
- a CDS encoding GntR family transcriptional regulator, translating to MELTSDSIVDRVYEQLKAMAVSYEFKPGERLNEGELAKRLGVSRTPLREALNRLNTEGFLRFTPGKGFFCRELDAHEIFDLYELRKSIEVASIRLAIKRAKDEDIDALLKFLEATGPDPGERSSVELVELDETFHERLMAMSNNAEMLRVLRNVNARIRFVRWIDMDSINRSNTQAEHRAVVEGLKARDEAACVSVLEKHIDRRLDRITSAIKEGYAQIYMPATARSAAN from the coding sequence GTGGAACTGACTTCCGATAGCATCGTCGATCGCGTCTATGAACAGCTCAAGGCAATGGCCGTGAGCTACGAGTTCAAGCCGGGCGAACGGCTCAACGAGGGCGAGCTGGCAAAGCGCCTCGGCGTCAGCCGCACCCCACTGCGCGAAGCGCTCAATCGTCTCAACACCGAAGGTTTTCTGCGTTTCACGCCGGGCAAGGGTTTTTTCTGCCGCGAGCTCGACGCGCACGAGATCTTCGATCTCTACGAGCTGCGCAAATCGATCGAGGTCGCCTCGATCCGCCTCGCCATCAAGCGCGCCAAGGACGAGGACATCGACGCGCTGTTGAAGTTCCTCGAAGCCACCGGGCCCGACCCCGGCGAGCGCTCCTCGGTCGAGCTGGTCGAGTTGGATGAGACCTTTCACGAGCGGTTGATGGCGATGTCGAACAATGCCGAGATGCTGCGCGTACTGCGCAACGTCAACGCGCGCATCCGCTTCGTGCGCTGGATCGACATGGACAGCATCAACCGCTCCAACACCCAGGCCGAGCACCGCGCCGTTGTGGAAGGGTTGAAGGCGCGCGACGAGGCCGCTTGCGTTTCGGTGCTGGAAAAACACATCGACCGCCGCCTCGATCGCATCACCTCCGCGATCAAGGAAGGTTACGCGCAGATCTACATGCCGGCGACGGCGAGGTCGGCGGCGAATTGA